In one window of uncultured Acetobacteroides sp. DNA:
- a CDS encoding penicillin-binding protein produces MSVKKDIMWRIGIVYLGLLLLGLIILGQAIKLQFFQGSKWREEANEVTYKRISIESSRGDILAVDGRILATSIPYYEVRMDLNAKGLVDSVFNSKVDSLSRCLSNLFKDKSAVAYRNELEKARREGKRYYAVVPRRVNYLEMKQIKAFPLFSLGKNKSGLILIEVGRRLKPNGVLAARTIGAINAEGYGVGVEYSFDKDLKGTEGVAMAQRVAGSTWIPLSGEVEVEPKDGLDVVSTLDINLQDVAQSALYRSLEENAADHGTAVLMEVATGEIRAIANLKRNPDGSYSENYNYAVGESVEPGSTFKIPSLVCMLEDGLISLDEKVDTEEGEIFIHNKSIKDSKHEGGHGVITAQRVFEVSSNVGVVKLINKSYKGREAAFIDRLYSMKLDEKVGFDIKGEVKPSIKYPTDRYWSGVSLSMMSMGYEVKLTPLQMLTFYNAIANNGKMVRPKLVKELRLHGNVVRSFPPEVVVPSIASKNTLDKVRRVLQGVVDSGTATNLRNPNFKIAGKTGTAQIAQGSRGYGSEGRRVYQASFVGYFPANNPKYSCIVVINSPSKGAYYAALVAGPVFKEIADRVYSTSLTWHKPLEPNGKFVDLPHSKSGDIKSLTTVLDGLKIPYRLKQEQNNGYVAIDSSSAELLLSKRNIAKNIMPDVANMGIKDALFLLENAGLKVAFKGKGHVKKQSIAAGEKISRGQKVYLEMSM; encoded by the coding sequence ATGTCGGTTAAGAAAGACATAATGTGGAGGATAGGTATTGTTTACCTTGGGCTCCTACTGCTTGGGTTGATAATTCTTGGACAAGCCATTAAGCTTCAGTTTTTCCAAGGATCCAAGTGGAGGGAAGAGGCAAACGAGGTTACCTATAAGCGAATCAGCATCGAATCAAGCCGGGGCGATATCCTTGCTGTCGATGGTAGGATTCTTGCTACCTCAATACCCTACTACGAAGTGCGCATGGACCTTAACGCAAAGGGGCTGGTCGATTCTGTCTTTAATTCGAAGGTAGACTCGCTATCTCGATGCCTGTCTAATCTTTTCAAGGATAAATCGGCGGTTGCCTATAGAAATGAGTTGGAAAAGGCTCGAAGAGAGGGTAAACGGTACTATGCGGTTGTACCTCGAAGAGTAAACTACCTTGAGATGAAGCAGATTAAGGCGTTTCCTCTTTTCAGTCTTGGAAAGAATAAAAGCGGTTTAATACTGATAGAGGTTGGTAGGCGCCTTAAGCCTAATGGTGTACTTGCTGCCCGTACCATTGGCGCAATCAATGCCGAAGGTTATGGTGTTGGTGTCGAATATTCTTTCGATAAAGATTTGAAGGGTACCGAAGGAGTTGCCATGGCTCAGCGTGTAGCCGGTAGCACATGGATTCCGCTAAGCGGTGAAGTTGAGGTTGAACCTAAGGATGGCCTCGATGTTGTTTCTACCCTTGATATTAACCTGCAAGATGTGGCACAGAGTGCGCTCTACCGCTCGTTGGAGGAGAATGCAGCCGACCATGGTACTGCCGTTTTGATGGAGGTGGCTACTGGTGAAATTCGCGCAATTGCAAACCTAAAGCGTAATCCTGATGGCAGCTACTCCGAGAACTATAACTACGCTGTGGGCGAATCTGTAGAACCAGGATCTACCTTTAAAATACCTTCGCTGGTTTGTATGCTCGAGGATGGGCTTATTTCGCTCGACGAGAAGGTGGATACGGAGGAAGGTGAGATTTTTATCCATAATAAGTCGATAAAGGATTCAAAGCACGAAGGAGGTCATGGCGTAATTACTGCTCAGCGAGTATTTGAGGTATCATCAAACGTTGGCGTGGTTAAACTTATAAACAAGAGTTATAAGGGACGTGAGGCTGCCTTTATCGATCGTCTATACAGCATGAAACTAGACGAAAAGGTTGGCTTCGATATAAAGGGTGAAGTGAAGCCAAGCATAAAATACCCTACAGACAGATACTGGTCTGGTGTGTCGCTTTCAATGATGTCCATGGGCTACGAGGTGAAGCTAACTCCGTTACAGATGCTTACTTTTTATAATGCAATTGCCAATAACGGAAAGATGGTACGTCCTAAGCTGGTAAAGGAGTTAAGATTGCATGGTAATGTGGTGAGATCGTTCCCTCCTGAAGTTGTTGTGCCATCTATAGCATCGAAGAATACGCTCGATAAGGTGCGTAGGGTGTTGCAAGGAGTTGTCGATTCGGGAACTGCGACTAACCTTCGTAATCCAAACTTTAAGATAGCAGGCAAAACGGGTACCGCCCAAATTGCTCAAGGTTCGCGCGGGTATGGCTCCGAGGGACGGAGGGTTTACCAAGCTTCGTTTGTAGGATACTTTCCAGCAAACAACCCAAAGTATAGCTGTATTGTGGTGATTAACTCCCCTTCAAAGGGTGCCTACTATGCAGCTCTAGTTGCTGGTCCTGTGTTCAAAGAGATTGCCGATAGGGTGTATTCCACCAGTTTAACTTGGCATAAACCTTTAGAACCTAATGGCAAATTTGTAGATTTGCCCCATTCAAAATCGGGCGATATAAAGAGCCTAACTACTGTTCTCGACGGTCTTAAAATACCCTACCGATTAAAGCAGGAGCAGAATAATGGATATGTTGCCATAGACAGTTCAAGTGCCGAACTCTTACTATCGAAGCGAAATATTGCAAAAAATATAATGCCAGATGTTGCCAACATGGGCATTAAGGATGCCTTATTTCTACTCGAGAATGCAGGGCTTAAGGTTGCATTTAAGGGGAAGGGACATGTTAAGAAGCAGTCGATTGCTGCTGGCGAGAAGATATCCCGAGGTCAGAAAGTTTATTTAGAAATGTCAATGTAG
- the mraZ gene encoding division/cell wall cluster transcriptional repressor MraZ: MNSFVGDYSCKLDDKGRVLFPAAFRKQWKGSLDRVILKKDIFEDCLVLYPMEEWERQLALIRKKINPYVKEQNQFLREFYKSAAEVELDSNGRMLIPKRLVEMAGLVKELVFIGIGDKIEIWDKDKYQTTNMSQEMLAASAEKFLGGEIDEL, from the coding sequence ATGAACTCTTTTGTAGGAGATTACAGCTGCAAGCTTGACGACAAGGGGCGCGTGCTCTTTCCTGCTGCATTTCGCAAGCAGTGGAAAGGCTCGCTCGACCGCGTTATCCTGAAGAAGGATATCTTCGAGGATTGCCTTGTGCTGTACCCTATGGAGGAGTGGGAGCGTCAGCTGGCGCTTATTCGTAAAAAGATTAATCCTTACGTCAAGGAGCAAAACCAGTTCTTGAGGGAGTTTTACAAGTCGGCTGCCGAGGTAGAACTCGATTCCAACGGGCGAATGCTAATTCCCAAAAGGCTTGTCGAAATGGCAGGGCTGGTGAAGGAACTGGTGTTTATTGGCATTGGCGATAAGATAGAGATCTGGGATAAGGACAAGTATCAAACCACCAATATGTCTCAGGAGATGCTTGCGGCTAGTGCCGAAAAGTTTCTTGGGGGCGAAATCGATGAGCTATGA
- a CDS encoding FtsL-like putative cell division protein: MEDILDKVDGKKEEAPEFTDIKQPKKGASKRMNPVKDVMSGNVLVRGYLVKHVPYIILLVVLAILYITNRYKNEKIAIEEQQLKEEMKNLRSESITTAAELMRISRQSEVVNLVKERGMELEESTTPPKIIENK; this comes from the coding sequence ATGGAAGATATTTTAGATAAGGTTGACGGCAAAAAGGAGGAGGCTCCCGAGTTTACCGATATCAAGCAGCCTAAAAAGGGGGCATCAAAGCGGATGAACCCGGTTAAGGATGTGATGTCGGGGAACGTGCTCGTGCGCGGCTATCTTGTAAAGCACGTACCTTATATAATACTGCTCGTTGTTTTGGCAATCCTATATATTACTAATAGGTATAAAAACGAAAAGATTGCCATAGAGGAGCAGCAACTCAAGGAGGAGATGAAGAATCTCCGTTCTGAGTCGATAACCACCGCTGCCGAGCTGATGCGCATAAGCCGTCAGTCGGAGGTGGTAAACCTTGTTAAAGAACGTGGAATGGAACTTGAAGAGTCGACCACTCCGCCAAAAATTATAGAAAATAAGTAA
- the rsmH gene encoding 16S rRNA (cytosine(1402)-N(4))-methyltransferase RsmH has translation MSEYHVPVMLQESVEGLNINPNGVYVDVTFGGGGHSRYILEQLEGGKLIAFDQDLEAQANIPANDKLIFVHGNFRYLRSFLRFNGYEQVDGILADLGVSSHHFDDEQRGFSFRFEGPLDMRMNTLSKVDAAHVVNTYDPSKMMEILRIYGEVDNPKVLVRAIIKKREEKPIETVQELVEALQPHIPANAQHKFLAKVFQALRIEVNREMEALKQMLEQSLKVLKPGGRLSVITYHSLEDRLVKNFMKSGNFEGKVEKDFYGNAIAPFTLVSRKAIAPSAKELEENNRSRSAKLRIAEKR, from the coding sequence ATGAGCGAATACCATGTGCCTGTAATGCTTCAGGAGAGTGTAGAAGGGCTAAATATTAACCCCAACGGGGTGTACGTTGACGTAACCTTTGGGGGAGGTGGCCATTCGCGCTATATTCTGGAGCAGCTCGAGGGTGGCAAACTAATAGCCTTCGATCAGGATTTGGAGGCGCAGGCAAACATCCCTGCAAACGATAAGCTGATATTCGTGCATGGCAACTTCCGCTACCTGCGCAGCTTCCTTCGTTTTAATGGCTACGAGCAGGTCGACGGTATTCTTGCCGACCTTGGCGTATCGTCGCACCACTTCGATGACGAGCAGCGCGGTTTCTCGTTTCGCTTCGAGGGTCCGCTCGATATGCGCATGAATACGCTATCGAAGGTTGATGCTGCTCACGTGGTAAACACCTACGACCCTTCGAAGATGATGGAGATACTTCGCATTTACGGAGAGGTGGATAATCCAAAGGTGCTAGTTAGAGCTATCATCAAAAAGAGGGAGGAGAAACCTATAGAAACGGTGCAGGAGTTGGTGGAGGCGCTTCAACCGCATATTCCTGCAAACGCGCAGCATAAGTTCTTGGCAAAGGTGTTTCAGGCGCTTCGTATTGAGGTAAACCGCGAGATGGAGGCGCTAAAGCAGATGCTGGAGCAGTCCCTTAAGGTGCTTAAGCCTGGTGGACGCCTTAGCGTGATAACCTACCACTCTTTGGAGGATCGATTGGTTAAGAACTTTATGAAGAGCGGGAACTTTGAAGGTAAAGTGGAAAAGGATTTCTACGGAAATGCTATTGCACCATTTACGCTAGTAAGCAGGAAGGCTATTGCGCCAAGCGCAAAGGAGCTGGAGGAGAACAACCGTTCGCGTAGCGCAAAGCTGCGGATTGCAGAAAAGAGATAG
- a CDS encoding UDP-N-acetylmuramoyl-L-alanyl-D-glutamate--2,6-diaminopimelate ligase: MHNLEHILSGVEIVQVIGSKALDVPCVGFDSRNVVSGQLFIAISGTQVDGHKYIPDAIAKGAKIIVCEKQPEVQPEGVTFVLVADSLVACGRIAANFYGNPSKNLKLVGITGTNGKTTTVTLLYRMFRELGYKVGLLSTVVNYIDDKRVDATHTTPDAVELNGLLNQMVDAGCEYCFMEVSSHSISQHRIEGLHFEGGIFSNITHDHLDYHKTFDAYIKAKKAFFDNLPKASFALTNVDDKNGMVMVQNCNANIKTYGLKSPADYKSKIIESHFDGMQLNINGNDVWTRFLGEFNGYNLTAVYATSILLGADKDEVLRILSLLGPVSGRFEYVKSKTGVTAIVDYAHTPDALDNVIATINKMRKEDQRLFVVIGAGGNRDKTKRPIMASVAVNNADFVVLTSDNPRNEDPNDILNDMRQGIKPDQMGKVLTIVDRKEGIKTASLLAKPNDIILVAGKGHEDYQEIKGVKHHFDDKEVLREVFESLQ, encoded by the coding sequence ATGCATAATTTAGAGCACATTCTTAGTGGTGTAGAGATAGTTCAGGTTATCGGGAGCAAGGCTCTTGATGTTCCATGTGTTGGATTCGATTCTCGAAATGTTGTTTCAGGGCAGCTCTTCATTGCTATTAGCGGAACGCAAGTTGATGGACACAAGTATATCCCTGATGCAATTGCAAAGGGGGCAAAAATTATTGTCTGCGAAAAGCAGCCAGAGGTACAGCCCGAAGGCGTAACATTTGTGCTTGTTGCCGATTCGCTGGTTGCATGCGGTCGTATCGCTGCCAACTTTTACGGCAATCCATCAAAGAATTTAAAGTTGGTAGGTATAACCGGAACCAATGGTAAAACAACCACGGTAACGCTCCTTTACAGAATGTTCCGCGAGTTGGGCTATAAGGTGGGACTTCTTTCTACTGTAGTAAATTATATTGATGACAAAAGGGTTGATGCAACTCATACAACCCCCGATGCTGTAGAGTTGAATGGACTTCTTAACCAAATGGTAGATGCAGGCTGCGAGTACTGCTTTATGGAGGTCAGTTCGCATTCTATTTCGCAACATCGCATAGAGGGGCTACATTTCGAGGGTGGTATCTTTTCGAACATTACCCACGATCACCTCGACTATCACAAAACGTTTGATGCTTACATCAAAGCAAAGAAGGCATTCTTTGATAATTTGCCTAAGGCATCGTTTGCCCTTACCAACGTAGACGATAAAAACGGTATGGTGATGGTGCAAAACTGTAATGCAAACATTAAAACATACGGGCTAAAGAGTCCTGCCGATTATAAAAGCAAGATTATTGAAAGCCATTTTGATGGAATGCAGCTCAACATCAATGGTAACGATGTTTGGACTCGTTTTCTTGGTGAGTTTAATGGTTACAATCTTACGGCTGTATATGCCACATCAATTCTTCTTGGTGCCGATAAGGATGAGGTTCTTCGAATCCTTAGCCTTCTTGGACCTGTAAGTGGTCGTTTCGAGTATGTTAAGTCGAAAACTGGTGTTACAGCAATTGTAGATTACGCTCACACGCCTGATGCGCTAGATAACGTTATCGCTACTATCAATAAGATGCGCAAGGAAGATCAGCGTCTTTTCGTGGTGATTGGAGCCGGCGGTAATCGTGATAAAACTAAGCGTCCAATCATGGCATCAGTTGCGGTAAACAATGCCGACTTTGTGGTCCTTACTTCTGATAATCCACGCAACGAAGATCCAAACGATATACTTAATGATATGCGCCAAGGCATTAAGCCCGATCAAATGGGCAAGGTGTTAACCATTGTAGATCGTAAGGAGGGCATTAAGACTGCCAGCTTGCTTGCCAAGCCAAACGATATTATTCTTGTGGCAGGTAAAGGTCACGAAGATTACCAAGAAATAAAAGGTGTTAAGCACCATTTTGATGATAAGGAAGTGCTTAGAGAAGTTTTTGAATCACTGCAATAA
- the mraY gene encoding phospho-N-acetylmuramoyl-pentapeptide-transferase translates to MLYYLFNYLEELNFPGARMFHYISFRASLAIILSLTIGLIFGKKIIRMLQRQQIGEEIRDLGLEGQMQKRGTPTMGGVIILTSIVIPVLLLGDLKNVYVQLMLVTTIWLGGIGMLDDYIKVFKKNKEGLSGKSKILGQVGIGLIVGITLWINDDVVIREKVPSDAINAQVTMVGNAGNANEKVVYLSPAEKATKTTIPFVKNNEFDYSKLVPFKTENRQMWGWIVFVLATILIVTAVSNGSNLTDGLDGLATSVSVVIGTTLGVLAYLSGNVIYADYLHIMYIPNTGEMVIFIAAFIGALIGFLWYNTYPAQVFMGDTGSLAIGGIIAVFAIIIRKELLIPILCGIFFVESLSVMIQVSYFKYTKKKYGEGRRIFLMSPLHHHYQKKGYPEPKIVMRFTIVAIMLAVITIVTLKIR, encoded by the coding sequence ATGCTCTACTATCTGTTTAACTATTTGGAAGAACTAAATTTCCCCGGTGCGAGGATGTTTCACTATATCTCGTTTCGTGCATCGTTGGCAATTATTCTTTCGCTTACCATTGGGCTGATTTTTGGTAAAAAGATAATAAGGATGCTTCAACGCCAGCAAATTGGCGAGGAGATCCGCGACCTTGGCTTGGAAGGTCAAATGCAAAAGCGTGGTACTCCTACCATGGGAGGTGTCATCATTTTGACATCTATTGTTATTCCTGTTTTGCTTTTAGGCGATCTAAAGAACGTTTATGTACAGTTGATGCTTGTTACCACTATTTGGTTGGGCGGTATTGGGATGCTCGATGACTATATAAAGGTATTCAAGAAGAACAAGGAAGGACTATCTGGTAAGTCTAAAATTCTGGGTCAGGTTGGTATTGGGCTTATTGTTGGTATTACCCTTTGGATAAACGACGATGTGGTGATACGCGAAAAAGTTCCAAGTGATGCAATCAATGCACAGGTTACCATGGTTGGGAATGCGGGCAATGCGAACGAAAAGGTTGTTTACCTTTCTCCAGCCGAGAAGGCGACCAAAACAACTATACCGTTTGTAAAGAATAATGAGTTTGACTACTCGAAGTTGGTCCCATTTAAAACCGAAAATAGGCAGATGTGGGGGTGGATTGTCTTTGTGCTGGCAACCATTCTTATTGTTACAGCTGTATCGAACGGATCAAATCTTACCGATGGTCTCGATGGCTTGGCGACAAGTGTCTCGGTGGTTATAGGTACAACGTTGGGAGTACTGGCATACCTTTCGGGGAACGTTATTTATGCCGATTATCTGCACATCATGTACATCCCGAATACTGGTGAGATGGTAATCTTTATTGCCGCATTTATTGGTGCACTTATAGGGTTTCTTTGGTATAATACCTATCCCGCACAGGTATTCATGGGTGATACAGGCAGTTTAGCCATTGGAGGTATCATTGCCGTGTTTGCTATTATCATTCGTAAGGAACTGCTCATCCCAATCCTCTGCGGAATTTTCTTTGTAGAGAGTCTTTCGGTGATGATTCAGGTTTCGTACTTCAAGTACACGAAAAAGAAATACGGCGAGGGTCGCCGCATCTTCCTAATGTCGCCCTTGCACCATCACTACCAGAAGAAGGGGTATCCTGAACCAAAAATTGTGATGCGTTTTACTATTGTAGCAATAATGCTGGCTGTGATTACTATTGTAACGCTTAAGATTAGGTAG